A single Asterias rubens chromosome 13, eAstRub1.3, whole genome shotgun sequence DNA region contains:
- the LOC117298284 gene encoding integrator complex subunit 6-like isoform X1: MPLLVFLVDTSSSMNQRTHLGTTLLDIAKGAVETFMKLRSRDQASRTDRFMLVSCDEPPGTIKAGWKDNHLAFMNELKNLQATSLTGLGQSLKMTFDLVNINRLYSGIDNYGQGRNPFYLEPAMIIAITDGHRLTNNNGVQDELLLPMSMAIQGGELTKEPFRWDQRLFSLVLRIPGVAPVDNDRSNTMVSVDGSPINAMCEVTGGRSYAVTSMKTLNQCLESLVQKVQNGVVVNFEKVGSDPAPLPNDVKPLPGSRSPMPHEGEGPVNGFIPSNGLTDNKQSETESKEAKMPTQSGSSLSNLNVPNANGNARSNTASPVPPDKSWHNCRKLIYVRPNPKTGLPMGQWPIPESFWPDVNAPTLQPRDAQPAVKFMCTNCEPMLLDNLPFDKYELEPSPLTQYILERRNPNVCWQVFVANSGKNNELGHPFGYLKASSNLVSVNLFIMPYNYPVLLPLLDDLFKVHRLKPSPMWRQAFENYLRDVPSYYAGPLKIALRRMGAPNVIPDGMENCLSYTVVTYLKRLKQQSKVEADRMAAMIAKKQIQSEVGIKVMPRSQMPSLAARKDFQQLLQAITGETVTVRPDSNITEFPNFTLHVSDRNIRPQTYRNSFDIPRKELLDQLVRMRTNFLQLALSKSARFMNEDKVHSIPMAEMGNYQEYLKRMPSPLREADPAPARLHTFGNPFKLASDKDKQRVMVDEADVNEAMTGPQQRRRLSDSPPGSPSPKRVRSPATTPPSRRPTSPGVQGGIILKKPLAQLLQSIKKATYDALNAGSVEDSSKQDTKQSTETNQTPVSSEEKTTTASSDSVQGTQNKSVDPELDQLNMVDQGLSVVDQDLAMTTELITDAFMSELEMAPGRTPEDNGRRSPTNERNPGKRTMKEENVAEANAKLKREIVKEVRKPGRDFSRLFMHLHTLQGDLDTKMVFVNGIIREAGRFKRRRLIEMLEAFQQALAKYEMNHNNGGGGAAMGNAKKKNKKIKRNHIVASGTPR; encoded by the exons ATGCCGTTGTTAGTTTTTCTTGTGGACACGAGTTCGTCCATGAACCAGCGGACTCACCTTGGCACTACGCTACTCGACATCGCAAAAGGCGCCGTTGAAACCTTCATGAAG CTTCGCTCCCGGGACCAGGCAAGTCGGACAGACCGCTTCATGCTTGTCAGCTGCGACGAGCCGCCGGGAACTATCAAG GCTGGCTGGAAAGACAACCATCTAGCCTTCATGAATGAACTGAAGAATCTCCAGGCTACCAGTCTAACTGGCTTGGGGCAGTCGCTCaagatgacctttgaccttgtgaATATCAATCGGCTTTATTCAGGAATTGATAACTATGGACAA GGTCGGAATCCGTTCTACTTGGAGCCAGCCATGATAATTGCAATCACAGATGGACACAGACTAACAAACAACAACGGAGTACAAGATGAG CTATTATTACCGATGAGCATGGCCATACAAGGCGGTGAACTGACCAAAGAGCCATTCCGGTGGGACCAGCGGCTCTTCTCACTGGTACTCCGCATCCCCGGTGTTGCGCCGGTGGACAATGACCGCAGCAATACCATGGTCAGTGTAGACGGGTCACCAATTAACGCCATGTGTGAAGTTACTGGAG GCCGTTCCTATGCTGTCACATCCATGAAGACCCTCAACCAGTGCCTTGAATCACTCGTCCAGAAAGTTCAGAATGGAGTTGTGGTCAACTTTGAGAAGGTTGGGTCAGATCCGGCGCCACTTCCAAACGATG TCAAGCCACTGCCGGGTTCAAGGTCACCAATGCCACATGAAGGGGAGGGGCCTGTAAATGGTTTCATCCCTAGCAACGGCCTGACCGACAATAAACAATCTGAAACAG AATCAAAAGAAGCCAAAATGCCAACACAAAGTGGGTCAAGCTTGTCGAATCTCAACGTGCCAAATGCCAACGGCAACGCACGCTCAAACACAGCCTCCCCGGTTCCACCAGACAAGTCATGGCACAATTGTCGGAAGCTCATCTACGTCCGTCCCAACCCCAAGACAGGATTACCCATGGGCCAGTGGCCTATCCCAGAATCCTTCTGGCCGGATGTCAACGCACCCACCCTG CAACCACGAGATGCTCAACCTGCAGTGAAGTTCATGTGCACAAACTGTGAGCCAATGTTACTGGATAATCTTCCTTTTGACAAGTACGAGCTTGAACCTTCACCTCTGACCCAATACATCCTGGAGAGACGCAACCCTAATGTTTGCTGGCAG GTTTTTGTTGCAAACAGCGGCAAAAACAACGAGCTTGGTCACCCGTTTGGTTATCTTAAGGCTAGCTCGAACCTGGTCTCGGTCAACCTGTTCATCATGCCCTATAACTACCCAGTACTCCTTCCGCTGCTTGACGATCTCTTCAAAGTCCACAGGTTAAAACCGTCCCCTATGTGGAGGCAAGCCTTCGAGAATTACCTGAGAGATGTGCCGAGCTACTACGCTGGG CCTTTGAAGATAGCTCTGCGTCGGATGGGTGCACCCAACGTCATACCAGACGGCATGGAGAACTGTCTCAGCTACACGGTGGTTACTTATCTCAAGAGGCTTAAGCAGCAGTCAAAGGTCGAGGCAGACAGGATGGCGGCTATGATAGCCAAGAAGCAGATACAGAGCGAAGTGGGCATCAAAGTCATGCCAAG ATCACAGATGCCATCTCTTGCCGCACGTAAAGACTTCCAGCAGCTTCTCCAAGCCATCACGGGCGAGACGGTCACCGTCAGACCCGATAGTAACATCACCGAGTTCCCAAACTTCACGCTCCACGTCAGCGATCGTAACATCCGACCGCAGACGTACCGTAACTCCTTCGACATTCCCCGCAAAGAGCTTCTAGATCAGCTGGTTCGGATGAGGACCAACTTTCTTCAGCTTGCGCTTTCAAAATCGGCAAGGTTCATGAACGAAG ATAAAGTACACAGCATTCCAATGGCAGAGATGGGTAACTACCAGGAATACCTGAAGAGGATGCCGAGTCCTCTCAGAGAGGCAGACCCCGCCCCAGCGAGGCTTCACACCTTCGGCAATCCCTTCAAGTTGGCATCTGACAAGGATAAG CAACGAGTCATGGTAGACGAAGCAGACGTCAACGAAGCCATGACAGGTCCACAGCAGAGACGACGACTCAGCGACTCGCCTCCTGGCTCCCCATCACCCAAGCGGGTACGAAGCCCAGCCACCACGCCGCCTAGTCGACGCCCAACCTCACCCGGCGTTCAAGGCGGTATCATTCTGAAGAAGCCTCTTGCACAGCTACTGCAATCAATAAAGAAAGCAACGTATGATGCTCTTAATGCAG GTTCTGTGGAAGACTCATCGAAGCAAGATACCAAACAATCAACCGAAACTAACCAAACACCTGTGTCCTCAGAGGAGAAAACCACCACAGCCTCGTCGGACAGTGTCCAAGGAACTCAGAACAAATCTGTGGACCCGGAGCTTGACCAGCTGAACATGGTCGACCAAGGACTGTCTGTAGTAGACCAAGATTTAGCCATGACAACAGAACTTATTACCGATGCATTTATGAGCGAGTTAGAAATGGCGCCGGGAAGGACCCCGGAGGACAATGGGCGGCGTTCTCCGACAAACGAAAGGAACCCTGGGAAAAGGACAATGAAAGAAGAGAATGTGGCCGAGGCAAACGCAAAGTTAAAACGAGAGATTGTAAAAGAAGTACGGAAGCCTGGAAGGG ATTTCTCTCGGTTATTCATGCACCTCCACACCCTCCAGGGTGACCTGGACACCAAGATGGTCTTCGTCAACGGCATCATCCGGGAGGCGGGTCGCTTCAAGAGGAGGCGGCTCATCGAGATGCTGGAAGCGTTCCAACAAGCCCTCGCTAAGTACGAGATGAATCACAATAACGGAGGAGGCGGAGCGGCGATGGGCAATGCcaagaagaagaataaaaaaatcaaaagaaatcACATCGTGGCATCGGGAACACCGAGGTAG
- the LOC117298284 gene encoding integrator complex subunit 6-like isoform X2: MPLLVFLVDTSSSMNQRTHLGTTLLDIAKGAVETFMKLRSRDQASRTDRFMLVSCDEPPGTIKAGWKDNHLAFMNELKNLQATSLTGLGQSLKMTFDLVNINRLYSGIDNYGQGRNPFYLEPAMIIAITDGHRLTNNNGVQDELLLPMSMAIQGGELTKEPFRWDQRLFSLVLRIPGVAPVDNDRSNTMVSVDGSPINAMCEVTGGRSYAVTSMKTLNQCLESLVQKVQNGVVVNFEKVGSDPAPLPNDESKEAKMPTQSGSSLSNLNVPNANGNARSNTASPVPPDKSWHNCRKLIYVRPNPKTGLPMGQWPIPESFWPDVNAPTLQPRDAQPAVKFMCTNCEPMLLDNLPFDKYELEPSPLTQYILERRNPNVCWQVFVANSGKNNELGHPFGYLKASSNLVSVNLFIMPYNYPVLLPLLDDLFKVHRLKPSPMWRQAFENYLRDVPSYYAGPLKIALRRMGAPNVIPDGMENCLSYTVVTYLKRLKQQSKVEADRMAAMIAKKQIQSEVGIKVMPRSQMPSLAARKDFQQLLQAITGETVTVRPDSNITEFPNFTLHVSDRNIRPQTYRNSFDIPRKELLDQLVRMRTNFLQLALSKSARFMNEDKVHSIPMAEMGNYQEYLKRMPSPLREADPAPARLHTFGNPFKLASDKDKQRVMVDEADVNEAMTGPQQRRRLSDSPPGSPSPKRVRSPATTPPSRRPTSPGVQGGIILKKPLAQLLQSIKKATYDALNAGSVEDSSKQDTKQSTETNQTPVSSEEKTTTASSDSVQGTQNKSVDPELDQLNMVDQGLSVVDQDLAMTTELITDAFMSELEMAPGRTPEDNGRRSPTNERNPGKRTMKEENVAEANAKLKREIVKEVRKPGRDFSRLFMHLHTLQGDLDTKMVFVNGIIREAGRFKRRRLIEMLEAFQQALAKYEMNHNNGGGGAAMGNAKKKNKKIKRNHIVASGTPR; encoded by the exons ATGCCGTTGTTAGTTTTTCTTGTGGACACGAGTTCGTCCATGAACCAGCGGACTCACCTTGGCACTACGCTACTCGACATCGCAAAAGGCGCCGTTGAAACCTTCATGAAG CTTCGCTCCCGGGACCAGGCAAGTCGGACAGACCGCTTCATGCTTGTCAGCTGCGACGAGCCGCCGGGAACTATCAAG GCTGGCTGGAAAGACAACCATCTAGCCTTCATGAATGAACTGAAGAATCTCCAGGCTACCAGTCTAACTGGCTTGGGGCAGTCGCTCaagatgacctttgaccttgtgaATATCAATCGGCTTTATTCAGGAATTGATAACTATGGACAA GGTCGGAATCCGTTCTACTTGGAGCCAGCCATGATAATTGCAATCACAGATGGACACAGACTAACAAACAACAACGGAGTACAAGATGAG CTATTATTACCGATGAGCATGGCCATACAAGGCGGTGAACTGACCAAAGAGCCATTCCGGTGGGACCAGCGGCTCTTCTCACTGGTACTCCGCATCCCCGGTGTTGCGCCGGTGGACAATGACCGCAGCAATACCATGGTCAGTGTAGACGGGTCACCAATTAACGCCATGTGTGAAGTTACTGGAG GCCGTTCCTATGCTGTCACATCCATGAAGACCCTCAACCAGTGCCTTGAATCACTCGTCCAGAAAGTTCAGAATGGAGTTGTGGTCAACTTTGAGAAGGTTGGGTCAGATCCGGCGCCACTTCCAAACGATG AATCAAAAGAAGCCAAAATGCCAACACAAAGTGGGTCAAGCTTGTCGAATCTCAACGTGCCAAATGCCAACGGCAACGCACGCTCAAACACAGCCTCCCCGGTTCCACCAGACAAGTCATGGCACAATTGTCGGAAGCTCATCTACGTCCGTCCCAACCCCAAGACAGGATTACCCATGGGCCAGTGGCCTATCCCAGAATCCTTCTGGCCGGATGTCAACGCACCCACCCTG CAACCACGAGATGCTCAACCTGCAGTGAAGTTCATGTGCACAAACTGTGAGCCAATGTTACTGGATAATCTTCCTTTTGACAAGTACGAGCTTGAACCTTCACCTCTGACCCAATACATCCTGGAGAGACGCAACCCTAATGTTTGCTGGCAG GTTTTTGTTGCAAACAGCGGCAAAAACAACGAGCTTGGTCACCCGTTTGGTTATCTTAAGGCTAGCTCGAACCTGGTCTCGGTCAACCTGTTCATCATGCCCTATAACTACCCAGTACTCCTTCCGCTGCTTGACGATCTCTTCAAAGTCCACAGGTTAAAACCGTCCCCTATGTGGAGGCAAGCCTTCGAGAATTACCTGAGAGATGTGCCGAGCTACTACGCTGGG CCTTTGAAGATAGCTCTGCGTCGGATGGGTGCACCCAACGTCATACCAGACGGCATGGAGAACTGTCTCAGCTACACGGTGGTTACTTATCTCAAGAGGCTTAAGCAGCAGTCAAAGGTCGAGGCAGACAGGATGGCGGCTATGATAGCCAAGAAGCAGATACAGAGCGAAGTGGGCATCAAAGTCATGCCAAG ATCACAGATGCCATCTCTTGCCGCACGTAAAGACTTCCAGCAGCTTCTCCAAGCCATCACGGGCGAGACGGTCACCGTCAGACCCGATAGTAACATCACCGAGTTCCCAAACTTCACGCTCCACGTCAGCGATCGTAACATCCGACCGCAGACGTACCGTAACTCCTTCGACATTCCCCGCAAAGAGCTTCTAGATCAGCTGGTTCGGATGAGGACCAACTTTCTTCAGCTTGCGCTTTCAAAATCGGCAAGGTTCATGAACGAAG ATAAAGTACACAGCATTCCAATGGCAGAGATGGGTAACTACCAGGAATACCTGAAGAGGATGCCGAGTCCTCTCAGAGAGGCAGACCCCGCCCCAGCGAGGCTTCACACCTTCGGCAATCCCTTCAAGTTGGCATCTGACAAGGATAAG CAACGAGTCATGGTAGACGAAGCAGACGTCAACGAAGCCATGACAGGTCCACAGCAGAGACGACGACTCAGCGACTCGCCTCCTGGCTCCCCATCACCCAAGCGGGTACGAAGCCCAGCCACCACGCCGCCTAGTCGACGCCCAACCTCACCCGGCGTTCAAGGCGGTATCATTCTGAAGAAGCCTCTTGCACAGCTACTGCAATCAATAAAGAAAGCAACGTATGATGCTCTTAATGCAG GTTCTGTGGAAGACTCATCGAAGCAAGATACCAAACAATCAACCGAAACTAACCAAACACCTGTGTCCTCAGAGGAGAAAACCACCACAGCCTCGTCGGACAGTGTCCAAGGAACTCAGAACAAATCTGTGGACCCGGAGCTTGACCAGCTGAACATGGTCGACCAAGGACTGTCTGTAGTAGACCAAGATTTAGCCATGACAACAGAACTTATTACCGATGCATTTATGAGCGAGTTAGAAATGGCGCCGGGAAGGACCCCGGAGGACAATGGGCGGCGTTCTCCGACAAACGAAAGGAACCCTGGGAAAAGGACAATGAAAGAAGAGAATGTGGCCGAGGCAAACGCAAAGTTAAAACGAGAGATTGTAAAAGAAGTACGGAAGCCTGGAAGGG ATTTCTCTCGGTTATTCATGCACCTCCACACCCTCCAGGGTGACCTGGACACCAAGATGGTCTTCGTCAACGGCATCATCCGGGAGGCGGGTCGCTTCAAGAGGAGGCGGCTCATCGAGATGCTGGAAGCGTTCCAACAAGCCCTCGCTAAGTACGAGATGAATCACAATAACGGAGGAGGCGGAGCGGCGATGGGCAATGCcaagaagaagaataaaaaaatcaaaagaaatcACATCGTGGCATCGGGAACACCGAGGTAG